From the Clostridium cagae genome, the window ATAATTGGTGATATAGATAGACCCCCAATGCCAAAAACTGCTAAAGATTTCGGTCTTACGTGGGAAGTAATGCTAAAAGATAATAGTATAGCTAACGAGATTATTAAAGATGACTATTTTCATGAGTGTGTAGAGTATTTTGAAAATGAATTAATGTTTTATGGTAAAAATATAATAAATATGCAAAAAAATAACCCAGTAGATGTGATATTTTTTTATACACCTATTTATGATTTTATAGCACATTTTCAGCAACATGATTCAAGTAAAGAAGAACTTTTAACGGCTATTAAAATAGTTGATAATTTTATAGGAATGATATTAAGCGAGTTAGTTACAGAAAATGTGATACTAATATCAGATCATGGAATAGAGGCATTAGCAGATAATTTTCCTAATACACCTATTAATATACAAAAAGAATCTTTTGGGTGGTCAGATAAATCAATTTGGTTAAAAAGTGGTCAAATTGTCACTAAAGCAAGGAATTTAGCCTTTTTATCTGGAATACATTCTTTGAAGGGGACTTTTATAATTTCAGGGAATAAAATAAAAAAGGGAAAAATAGAAAATATGAGAACTATAGATTTTTATCCTACGATATTAGAATTATTCGATATAAAGGTTCCAGAAAAAAGAGAAGGCTTTGTTTTAGATATTTTTAAAAATAAGGTAATCCTTAATAAGGATAAATTATTAAATCAAGAAAAAATAAAGTTTGAAAATATAGCAATTATTCAAGATATTGAAGTTAGTGAATTTAACAGAATAATAAATGAAGCTTTTTTATCTAATAGATTTTGTAATATAACAATCTTTGGAGAAGAAAAGTACGAAAATATATTTAAGGCTAATTTACGAGTGAATAAATTTAGAAAAATAGAAAATCGAAGAATAGATTTTAAAGAGCTATCTAGTTATGATCGTGTATACATAACTTATAGAAACAATAAAACAAAACAATTCGAATATTTGGAAATACGCAATAAAAATGAGTAGAGAATAAACGAAAAGAAATTCTAATATTTAAAGAAAGATGTTACACAGAAGAAGATCTTGAGCTTGTATAGTTAAATTAAATGTTTGTAAAATTAAATATGGGAGATGAAAAAATGAACAATATAATTAAAATTGGTAATAGAGAAATAGGAGATAAATTTTCTACTTTTATAATAGCAGAAATGTCAGCAAATCATCTCCAAAATTTTGATAATGCAGTAAAACTTATTAAGGCTGCAAAGAAGTGTGGAGCAGATGCAATAAAGCTTCAAACTTATACTCCAGATACTATAACAATAGATTGCGATAATGAATATTTTCAAATAACACAAGGAACTATATGGGATGGTACAACACTACATAAATTATATCAAGAGTCCTATATTCCATGGGAATGGCAGCAGAAACTTAAGGAAATTGCAGAAAAAGAAGGACTTATTTGTTTTTCTTCTCCTTTTGATAATACAGCAGTAGATTTCTTAGAAAATATGGACGTTCCAGCGTATAAAGTAGCTTCTTTTGAAATAACTGATATACCATTTATAGAATATATAGCGTCTAAAGGGAAACCGGTTATAATGTCTACAGGAATAGCTACTTTGTGTGATATAGAAGAAGCCGTAAATGCTTGCAGGCGAATGGGGAATAATCAAATAATTCTTTTAAAGTGTACAAGTGCTTATCCATCTCCAATGGAAGATGTGAATTTAAAAACTATTCCTAATTTAGCTGAAACATTTGATGTGATTACTGGACTTTCGGATCATACCTTGGGAAGTGCAGTATCTATAGCAGCAGTAGCATTAGGTGCTATGGTTATAGAAAAACATTTTATCTTAAATAGAGATGAAAATGGACCAGATGCAGCTTTTTCTATGGAACCTAAAGAATTTAAAAAGATGGTTGAAGATATAAGGAATGTGGAAAAGGCTTTAGGAAAAGTTACTTATAATCTTACTGAAAAGCAAAAAAAGAGTAAAGAACATTCAAGGAGTTTATTTGTAGTTAAGGATATGAAAGAGGGAGAAATTATTACAGAAGAAAATGTAAAAAGTATAAGACCAGGATTTGGTATGAAAACTAAGTACATAAAAGATATATTAGGTAAAAGAGTAAAAATGGATTTGAAAAAAGGAACACCTATGAACTGGAAGTTCATAGGAGAATAAACATTTGTTTATAAGGTTGTGTGGAGGGTTAATATGGACTATTATACAGGCAAAAAAATTTTAGTTATTGGTGGTACTGGAACTATAGGAAATGGACTTATTAAAGAATTATTAAAGCAGGAACCTTCTGTAATAAGAATATTAAGTAGAGATGAATATAAACAGTTTATTATGGAAAATGAAATTGAAGATAAATCTAAGTTAAGGTATCTAATAGGGGATGTAAGGGATTATGATAGAGTAGATAGGGCAATGGATGAAATAGATGTTGTTTTCAATTTAGCTGCTATGAAACATGTACCAGCATGTGAATATAATCC encodes:
- the pseI gene encoding pseudaminic acid synthase — protein: MNNIIKIGNREIGDKFSTFIIAEMSANHLQNFDNAVKLIKAAKKCGADAIKLQTYTPDTITIDCDNEYFQITQGTIWDGTTLHKLYQESYIPWEWQQKLKEIAEKEGLICFSSPFDNTAVDFLENMDVPAYKVASFEITDIPFIEYIASKGKPVIMSTGIATLCDIEEAVNACRRMGNNQIILLKCTSAYPSPMEDVNLKTIPNLAETFDVITGLSDHTLGSAVSIAAVALGAMVIEKHFILNRDENGPDAAFSMEPKEFKKMVEDIRNVEKALGKVTYNLTEKQKKSKEHSRSLFVVKDMKEGEIITEENVKSIRPGFGMKTKYIKDILGKRVKMDLKKGTPMNWKFIGE
- a CDS encoding alkaline phosphatase family protein; the protein is MKLMVFGIDALTPKLLFENLDLFPNIKKLCKNGRYGDYDAYTYGYGSSDNWISLYTGLTPQQHGVIGNTYKDTGRAARREDYEADKPFWNLFNDAGIKVGMWKGLNTSPPEKINGYMISGEPNFEIDWENDPLANIKPVFCNEDKELNKFIIGDIDRPPMPKTAKDFGLTWEVMLKDNSIANEIIKDDYFHECVEYFENELMFYGKNIINMQKNNPVDVIFFYTPIYDFIAHFQQHDSSKEELLTAIKIVDNFIGMILSELVTENVILISDHGIEALADNFPNTPINIQKESFGWSDKSIWLKSGQIVTKARNLAFLSGIHSLKGTFIISGNKIKKGKIENMRTIDFYPTILELFDIKVPEKREGFVLDIFKNKVILNKDKLLNQEKIKFENIAIIQDIEVSEFNRIINEAFLSNRFCNITIFGEEKYENIFKANLRVNKFRKIENRRIDFKELSSYDRVYITYRNNKTKQFEYLEIRNKNE